Genomic DNA from Ilyobacter polytropus DSM 2926:
CTTGCAGTTAAAAACAGGGACTAAAGTATGGTGTGGATGTAGTGCAGACTATGACAACTCGGCACCGAATACTCATACATGCCCTATCTGCCTTGGTCATCCAGGAGCACTTCCAAAATTAAACAGAAAAGTTGCAGAGTATGGTGTAAAAGCTGCACTGGCACTTAACTGCCGAATAAACAACGAAAGCAGATTTGATAGAAAAAATTATTTTTATCCTGATTTGACAAAGGGGTATCAGATAACTCAGTTTGATGTACCCTACGCAGAAGAAGGTCATATAGATGTAAAACTTAATTCTGGAAAAGAAAGCAGAATAGGGATAACAAGAATACAGATAGAAGAGGATACAGGTAAATCTATACATGCAGGAGAGGAATCTTTTATCAATTATAACAGGGCTTCTATGCCACTAATCGAAATCATATCAGATCCAGATATAAGAAGTTCAGAAGAGGCATATGAATACCTAAATCTACTGAAAACATCCGTAAAATACACCGGAATAAGTGATGTATCCATGGAATTAGGATCCTTGAGATGTGATGCAAATATATCTGTAAGACCTAAAGGAGAGGAAAAGTACGGTACAAGGGTAGAAGTAAAAAATCTGAATTCCTTTAAGGCAGTGGCTAGAGCTATCGACTATGAGATAGGAAGACAGATAGAGGAAATCGAAAACGGAGGAACAATCCACCAGGAGACTAGACTCTGGGATGATGAATCTCAGGTGACAAGACTCATGAGAAGCAAAGAGGAAGCTATGGATTACAGGTACTTTCCAGAGCCTGATCTAGGAGTGCTCTATATATCCGATGAACTTATAGATAATATCAAAAAAGAGATGCCAGAATCCAAAATAGAGAAGGTTAAAAGATTTATTGAGGATTATGGTCTTTCTGAATATGATTCAAACATACTTTGTGATGAAATAGAACTTGGTAATTATTTTGAGACTGCTGCAAAAATATCTGGAAATTCCAAGACTACTGCGAACTGGATAATAACAGAAGTTTTAAGGGTTTTAAAAGACAGTCAAAAATCGATAGAAGAGTTTGAAATATCACCAGAAGATTTGGGTGAAATAGTAAAATTAATAGGAAACGGATCTATTTCAGGAAAGATAGCCAAGAAAGTTTTTGAAAT
This window encodes:
- the gatB gene encoding Asp-tRNA(Asn)/Glu-tRNA(Gln) amidotransferase subunit GatB; this translates as MAIEWESVIGLEVHLQLKTGTKVWCGCSADYDNSAPNTHTCPICLGHPGALPKLNRKVAEYGVKAALALNCRINNESRFDRKNYFYPDLTKGYQITQFDVPYAEEGHIDVKLNSGKESRIGITRIQIEEDTGKSIHAGEESFINYNRASMPLIEIISDPDIRSSEEAYEYLNLLKTSVKYTGISDVSMELGSLRCDANISVRPKGEEKYGTRVEVKNLNSFKAVARAIDYEIGRQIEEIENGGTIHQETRLWDDESQVTRLMRSKEEAMDYRYFPEPDLGVLYISDELIDNIKKEMPESKIEKVKRFIEDYGLSEYDSNILCDEIELGNYFETAAKISGNSKTTANWIITEVLRVLKDSQKSIEEFEISPEDLGEIVKLIGNGSISGKIAKKVFEIKLTDKRSPEEIVKAEGLAQVADEGAIEAMVDEVLANNGKLVEDYHNADEGRKPRVLKGLIGQVMKASRGKANPQMVTDLLTKKL